Genomic segment of Serinicoccus hydrothermalis:
TGCTCACCCGCAAGACCTGCCGCACCAGCGCGGTCGACGAGGCCTACTCCTCCCTCGGCATCGGGCTCTCCCGGCTCGCCGGCGGGACCGGCGTGCTCGGCTGGGACGCCGGCGCCCGTCGCTGCTGACCACCGAGGTCCGCTCCGGCGGCCTCCGGCCCCGTCAGCGCTGCTGCGAGACCAGGACCGCGCTCGTCCCGGGCTCCAGCGCCTCGAAGAGGTGCTCCACGTCGCCGGGGTAGCGCAGGTAGTCCCCGGGTGAGAGGTCCTCGGGATCGTCCCGGGTGCCGGCCCGGGCCCGTCCGGTGATGACGACGACGTGCTCGACCGTGCCGGTCGCGTGCGCCACCGAGACCTTGACCGCGCCCGGCTCGGCGTCGATGCGGTAGAGGTCGCGGCGCACGTGCGGCGGGCTGTGCGAGAGGACCAGCGCGGTGTAGTCCGCCAGGTCCGAGCGGGTGGGGTCGCCGGCACCGGCGCGCACCAGGGCGCGCTCCGGCTGGGGCGGGTCGATGAGCGCCGAGAAGGGCACCCCCAGGACCGTGGCCAGCGACCAGACCGTCTCCACGCCCGGGTTGCCCCGTCCTGACTCGAGCTGGGAGAGGGTCGACTTGGACAGGCCCGCCCGCCGCGCCAGCTCGGAGAGGCTGAGCCCCGCGCGCTCCCGCTCGGCGCGCACGGCGGCGGCCAGCCGGGTGATCGCGGCACCACGTTCTTCATCGTGGCCGAATTGTTCGGTTTGACGAACGCTGCTCATGCTCTGCATCCTAGCCGTATGAGCCTGGCCGCCACCGTGCGCAACAGCCCCGCCACCCGGGCCGGCCTGTCGATCGCGGTCGCCACGGGTGCCTACGGCATCTCCTTCGGTGCGCTCGGCACGGCGAGCGGGCTCGGCGTCCTCGAGGTCTGCGCCCTGAGCCTGCTCACCTTCTCCGGCGGGTCGCAGTTCGCCTTCGTTGGCGTCGTCGCCGGTGGCGGGTCGCCCGCCTCGGCCGCCGGGGCGTCCACGTTGCTCGGCCTGCGCAACGGGGTCTACGCGATGCAGATGAACGCCCTGCTCCGGCCCCGGGGCTGGTGGAAGCTCGCCGCGGCGCAGGTGACCATCGACGAGTCCACCGCCACGGCGCTGGCCCAGGAGGACGCCGAGGAGCAGCGGCGCGGCTTCTGGGTCGCGGGCGTGGGCATCTTCCTGCTATGGAACCTCATGACCCTCGTCGGCGCGCTGGCCGGCGAGGCGCTGGGCGACCCCCAGCGCTGGGGCCTGGACGGGGCGGCGGTGGCCGCCTTCCTCGGGCTGCTCTGGCCCCGTCTCCGCTCGCGCGAGCCCTGGGCGATCGCCGCGGTGTGCGCGGTGGTGACGGTGCTGTGCATACCCCTGGTCCCCCCGGGCGTGCCGATCCTCGTGGCCGCCGCGGTCGCCGCCGGCATCGGCTGGTGGCGGCTGCGCCGTGACCGCGAGCTCGCGACGGAGCAGCCGGCATGACCCTGTGGCTGTGGATCCTCGGCGCGTGCGCGCTCGCCTACCTGACCAAGCTCAGCGGCTACCTCGTGCCCCAGCGGGTGCTCGCGTCCCCAGCGCTCATGCGGATCTCCGCCTGCATGACGGTCGGGCTCCTCGCGTCGCTCGTCATGATGAACACCGTCGCCGACGGGCAGCGGGTCGTCCTCGACTCCCGGCTGCTCGCGCTGGCCGCCGCGGTCGTGGCGCTGCGCCTGCGCGCGCCCTTCCTCGTGGTCGTGGTCGCCGGGGCGGTCGCCGCCGCCCTGGGCCGGCTGGCCGGCCTGCCCTGAGACACCTGGGCAAGGGTATGCACGGCGGAGGCCGTCGAGAAGCACGCCTACGGTGCACAACCTTGCCCAGGGTCCTGCCGGGCGCGAGAATCGCCAGGTGACCACGAGGAAAGTCCGCCGCGTGGCCTGGCTCCACGCGGTGCTCGGCCTCGTCGCGGTGGTGGTGGCCGCCTGGATCTGGCTGACCCGGGCGGGCGTGCTGCTGGCCGGCCACCCGGCCTACCTCGTCTCCGTCACCGTCGTCGGCCTCGCCGGGCTGGCCCTGCTGGTCCTGGCGGTGCGCGGAGCGCGCGGCCGGGCAGGTCGGGCGCGGGCGCCCGGATGGCTCCGCGTGCTCGGCCGTGTCGCCCTCGCCCTGGTGACGGTCCTCGTGGTCGGCGCCCTGGCGTGGTTGCGACCCTTCCCCGCGAGCCCGGAGGCGACCGGCCTGATGTCCGGGGACGCGGGCGTGGACGTGACCGACTCGGCCGGTCGGATCACGCTCACACCGACCGGGGCGGCGCCGGACGACGGGCTGATCTTCCAGCCGGGCGCGCGGGTCGACCCACGGGCATACCTGCCGCTGCTCACGGAGGTCGCCGCGCAGGGCCACCTCGTGGTCGTCGTCAAGCAGCCCTTCGACATCGGCTTCACCGCGCTCGGGGCGCCGGAGGGCATCATCGAGGACCACCCGGACGTGTCGCGGTGGAGCCTCGGCGGGCACAGCCTCGGTGGCGTCGTGGCCTCGGCGTATGCCCAGGACTACCCGGCCGAGGTCGACGGCCTGGTCCTGTGGGCGTCCTATCCCCTGGGTGACCTCAGCGACCGCGACGACCTGGCCGCGAGCACGATCTTCGGCAGCAACGACGGGCTGGCCACGCCCGCGGACATCGAGGCGAGCCGCCCGGACCTGCCGCCGGGCACCGAGGTGGTCGAGATCCCCGGTGGCGTGCACGCCTTCTTCGGTGACTACGGCGAGCAGCCCGGGGACGGGACGCCGGGAGTCACCCGCGAGGCGGCCCAGGACCAGATCGTCGAGGCCAGCCTGGCGCTGCTGGCGGCCGCCGGGTCCTGAAAGGCCGCAACTGGCGGGCTGACCTGCCCCGTCGTGGCCCGGCGCCTGGATAGGGTGGAAGGGAACCGCCCGACGTCGTGACGGCTGACGGGACGGTCGCCCCGGGGGATCCGCGTCCGTGACGGGCCGGCAGCCCTCCCGCTGGACCACACGTCATACCTGAGGAGTCCCATGGATCTCGCCGGTCCCGTCCTGATCGTCGCGTTCGTCGTCATCGTCCTGGTCGTCCTGGGGATGGTCGCCTTCGTCTACGCCAAGGTGCGGTTCAAGATCGCCACCCCCGACGAGGCGCTCATCATCACCGGACGCAAGAGCGGCACCCCCGTCATCAACCCCGAGACCGGCGACGAGACCACCGACCTGTCCGGCCAGCGGGTCGTCATCGGTGGCGGCACCTTCGTCAAGCCGATCTTCGAGCAGGTGGCGCGGCTGTCCCTCGCCTCCCAGAGCTTCCCGGTCACGGCCGAGGACGCCACCACCAAGAGCGGTGTCGGCGTCACCCTGCGCAGCATCGCCGTCGTCAAGGTCGGGGGGACCGAGCGGATGGTGCGCGCCGCGGCGCAGCGCTTCGCCGGGCGCAGCCAGGAGCAGGTCATCGAGCAGCAGACCAGCGAGGTGCTCGTCGGTGTGCTGCGCACGATCGCGGGCACGCTGACGGTCGAGTCGATCCTCTACGAGCGCCAGGACTTCTCCAAGGAGGTCAAGGACATCGCCGTGCCGATGCTGGCCGAGCGCGGCCTCATCCTGGAGAACTTCGAGATCCAGACCGTCGAGGACTCCGGCGACTACATCCGCAACCTGGGCCGTCCCCGCGCCGCCGCAGTGGCCCGCGACGCCGAGATCGCCGAGGCGCAGGCCCGGCAGGAGAGCACCGAGCGCTCCAACGAGTCCGCCGTGCAGATCGCGGAGTCCAACAAGGCGCTCGCGCTGCGCAACGCGCAGATCGCCCGCGAGACCGCTACGGCCGAGGCCGAGGCGGGGGCGGCGCAGGAGCGCGCCGAGGCCGAGGCGCAGCAGTCGGTGCTCGTCGAGCAGGAGCAGGTGGCCCAGCGCCGGGCGGCGCTGCGCGAGCAGGAGCTGCAGACCGAGGTCCGCAAGCCGGCCGAGGCGCGCAAGTACGAGGCCGCCCAGGAGGCGGACGCCCGCAAGTATGCCGCGGAGCAGGAGGCCGAGGCCGCCAAGACCACCGCGATCCGCAAGGCGGAGGCCGAGGCCCAGCGCACGACGGCCCAGGCCGACGCCGAGGCCGCGGCCCTCCGGGCGCGCGCCGAGGCCGCGCTGGTGGAGCAGCAGCGGGGCGCCGAGGGTGCGCTGGCGAAGGCCCGCGCCGAGGCCGACGGGGTGCAGGCGCGCGGCGAGGCCGAGGCGGCGGCCGAGCGGGCCAAGGGTGAGGCGCGGGGTGCCGCGATCAAGGCGGAGGCCGACGCCTACCAGACCTTCCCCGAGTCGGCACGACTGCAGATGGTGCTCGACGCGCTGCCCAAGATGGCGCAGCCCTACGCCGACGCCCTCGGCAGCATCGACGACATCACCGTCATCGACCGCGACGGGGCTTCCCGGCTCTCCGGCCAGGTCTCGACCGGGGTGCAGGAGCTGGCCAAGCAGCTGAAGTCGCAGACCGGCATCGACCTGCTCCACATGCTGCGGTCCGAGCGGTCCGCTGACGACGGGCCGGCCGGCACGGCCGTGACCGCGGACAGCGCCGTCGACGGCTGACCACGACGGTCCGGCGGGGTGTCAGCGCAGGTGGCTGGCGCCGTTGAGGTCCAGCACCGCCCCGGAGGCCCACTCCGCCCGCGGGTCGGCCAGGGCGAGCACGGCATCGGCGACCTCGTGGGGCTGGGCGACCCGGCCGAACGGGCTCTGCGCCTTCGTGGCGGCCCCTCGGTCCCCGGCCAGCGCATACCCGGCCATCTCGGTCTCGATGAAGCCCGGTGCCACCGAGGTCACCGCGATGCCGTGCCGACCCAGCCGCTGCGCCATGGACTGGCCGAAGGAGTGCAGGCCGGCCTTGCTCGCACCGTAGGCCGGGATGTCCGGTTCGCCCCGGTAGGCGCCGCGGCTGCCGACGTTGACGATGCGGCCGACGGGGACGCCGTCCGCGGGTGAGACGTCGATCATGTGGCGGGCCACCTGCCAGGTCAGGTGGGCCGGGCCGAGCAGGTTGGTCTCCAGGGTGCGCCGCCAGATCTCCACCCATTCGGGGTATGACGTCTCCTCGAGCGGGTGGTCACCGCGCCGGCTCCCGCCCTCCGACGGGGCGGCGAGCATCGCCGCGTTGTTCACCAGGACGTCGACCCGGCCCAGGGCGTCGACCGACTCGTCTGCCAACCGCTCGACGGCGTCCGGGTCGGCGAGGTCGGCCTGCACGACGGTGTGCCCGTCACCGGGGAGGGAGCGGCATACCTCGTGGGCGGCCGCCTCGCTGCCGAGGTAGTGGACGACGACCCGGTCGCCCCGCGCCGCGAAGGCCCGGGCCACTGCGGCCCCCACGCCCCGGGAGGAGCCGGTGACCAGGACGCCGCGGGAGGGGTGGGAGCTCATGCGGTCATCCTGTCAGAGGCCCTTCCCGCCCGGCGGGAAAGGCCCGGATCAGCCTGGCTGGCCGACCGTCGTGGGACGGACGCTGAGGAGATCGCCGACCTGGCAGCCCAGCACCTCGCAGATCGCGGTGAGGGTGGAGAAGCGGATGGCCTTGGCGCGGTCGTTCTTCAGCACCGAGATGTTGACCGGGGTCACCCCCACCGCCTCGGCGAGCGCGGACACCGTCATCCCCCGCGCGGCGAGCAGCTCGTCCAGGTGGCAGGACACCCGGTGCCCGTCCTCGGCCGGCATCAGACCAGACCGTCGACGTCAGCGCGCAGCTTCGTGCCGTTGGCGAAGGCCTGGGCGATCGCTGCGAGCAGCAACCCCCCGACCATCCATCCGAACGAGAACTCGAAAGCGAAGGCGCG
This window contains:
- a CDS encoding helix-turn-helix domain-containing protein gives rise to the protein MSSVRQTEQFGHDEERGAAITRLAAAVRAERERAGLSLSELARRAGLSKSTLSQLESGRGNPGVETVWSLATVLGVPFSALIDPPQPERALVRAGAGDPTRSDLADYTALVLSHSPPHVRRDLYRIDAEPGAVKVSVAHATGTVEHVVVITGRARAGTRDDPEDLSPGDYLRYPGDVEHLFEALEPGTSAVLVSQQR
- a CDS encoding AzlC family ABC transporter permease encodes the protein MSLAATVRNSPATRAGLSIAVATGAYGISFGALGTASGLGVLEVCALSLLTFSGGSQFAFVGVVAGGGSPASAAGASTLLGLRNGVYAMQMNALLRPRGWWKLAAAQVTIDESTATALAQEDAEEQRRGFWVAGVGIFLLWNLMTLVGALAGEALGDPQRWGLDGAAVAAFLGLLWPRLRSREPWAIAAVCAVVTVLCIPLVPPGVPILVAAAVAAGIGWWRLRRDRELATEQPA
- a CDS encoding AzlD domain-containing protein is translated as MTLWLWILGACALAYLTKLSGYLVPQRVLASPALMRISACMTVGLLASLVMMNTVADGQRVVLDSRLLALAAAVVALRLRAPFLVVVVAGAVAAALGRLAGLP
- a CDS encoding alpha/beta hydrolase, translated to MTTRKVRRVAWLHAVLGLVAVVVAAWIWLTRAGVLLAGHPAYLVSVTVVGLAGLALLVLAVRGARGRAGRARAPGWLRVLGRVALALVTVLVVGALAWLRPFPASPEATGLMSGDAGVDVTDSAGRITLTPTGAAPDDGLIFQPGARVDPRAYLPLLTEVAAQGHLVVVVKQPFDIGFTALGAPEGIIEDHPDVSRWSLGGHSLGGVVASAYAQDYPAEVDGLVLWASYPLGDLSDRDDLAASTIFGSNDGLATPADIEASRPDLPPGTEVVEIPGGVHAFFGDYGEQPGDGTPGVTREAAQDQIVEASLALLAAAGS
- a CDS encoding flotillin family protein, with amino-acid sequence MDLAGPVLIVAFVVIVLVVLGMVAFVYAKVRFKIATPDEALIITGRKSGTPVINPETGDETTDLSGQRVVIGGGTFVKPIFEQVARLSLASQSFPVTAEDATTKSGVGVTLRSIAVVKVGGTERMVRAAAQRFAGRSQEQVIEQQTSEVLVGVLRTIAGTLTVESILYERQDFSKEVKDIAVPMLAERGLILENFEIQTVEDSGDYIRNLGRPRAAAVARDAEIAEAQARQESTERSNESAVQIAESNKALALRNAQIARETATAEAEAGAAQERAEAEAQQSVLVEQEQVAQRRAALREQELQTEVRKPAEARKYEAAQEADARKYAAEQEAEAAKTTAIRKAEAEAQRTTAQADAEAAALRARAEAALVEQQRGAEGALAKARAEADGVQARGEAEAAAERAKGEARGAAIKAEADAYQTFPESARLQMVLDALPKMAQPYADALGSIDDITVIDRDGASRLSGQVSTGVQELAKQLKSQTGIDLLHMLRSERSADDGPAGTAVTADSAVDG
- a CDS encoding SDR family NAD(P)-dependent oxidoreductase, coding for MSSHPSRGVLVTGSSRGVGAAVARAFAARGDRVVVHYLGSEAAAHEVCRSLPGDGHTVVQADLADPDAVERLADESVDALGRVDVLVNNAAMLAAPSEGGSRRGDHPLEETSYPEWVEIWRRTLETNLLGPAHLTWQVARHMIDVSPADGVPVGRIVNVGSRGAYRGEPDIPAYGASKAGLHSFGQSMAQRLGRHGIAVTSVAPGFIETEMAGYALAGDRGAATKAQSPFGRVAQPHEVADAVLALADPRAEWASGAVLDLNGASHLR
- a CDS encoding helix-turn-helix domain-containing protein, whose amino-acid sequence is MPAEDGHRVSCHLDELLAARGMTVSALAEAVGVTPVNISVLKNDRAKAIRFSTLTAICEVLGCQVGDLLSVRPTTVGQPG